Below is a window of Methylosinus sp. PW1 DNA.
GGCTACAACATCATGCTGCAGCCGCGCCCCGAAGATTTGAACGGCGGCGCCGCATCGGCGGATTAGGCTCGCGTCCTTCGCTCGCCTTGACGCTGGCGGCGATCACCGAGAGCCGCGCCAGCTCGACCAGCGTGCCGATATTGGCCTTGGCCATGATATTGGCGCGGTGCAGCTCCACCGTGCGCAATTCGAGGCCGAGCCCTTCCGCTATGTCGCGGCTCGGCCTTCCTTTGGCGACGCCGGCCAGCACGCGCCGCTCATCCTCGCTCAGCCCGCCGAATCGCGCGAGCGCGGCGCGAGTCTCTGCGTCGATGTCGCCCTCGCCACGCCGCGCCGCCAGCGCGCGCCGCACGGAGGCGAGCAGCGCCTCGTCGTCGAAGGGCTTTTCCAGAAGATCGCTGGCGCCGGCCGCCATCGCCTCCACCGCGAGAGAAGCGCCGGCGCAAGCCGTGATGATGACCACGGGCGGCGTCGCCCCGGAGGCGCGCAGGCGCCGCGTCAGCTCGACGCCGGTCATGTCCGGCAGCCGCATATCGGCGACGATGCATCCCGATGTCTTCGGCCCCGCCTCGGCGAGACATTCCTCCGCCGCGCGATAGGCGCGCGAGCGAAAGCCCCGCGAGCGGAACATCAGCGTCAGCGCGTCGCGGATCGCCGGATCATCGTCCACGAGGTGCACGAGCGGCGCTGGTCTCATAGGCTGGCCCTTTCCGCGAGAGGAAGCGTGAAGCTGAAAATCGCGCCGCCGCGCGGATTGGGCTCGGCCCAAATGCGTCCGCCATGCGCCTCGACAATGGAGCGGGAAATCGAAAGCCCTATGCCCATTCCGCTCGCCTTGCTGCTGCGGAAGGGCTGAAACAGCGCGCTGGCGCCGTCCTTCAGACCATGGCCGGTGTCGGCAACGTCGAGCCGCGCATAGCCGTCGGCGGCGGAGGTGGAGAGCGACAGCTCCCGCCGCGGCGCGCCGTCCATCGCCTCGACGGCGTTGCGCATGAGATTGACGATGACCTGCTGGATCTGCACGCGATCGGCGAGAACCTCGTCATTCTCGGCCTTGGCGGCGACGCTGATCTGCGCGCCGACCTGGCGCGCGCTGGCGACGCCCAGCGATTTCGCCTCCTCGACCAGAGCGCTGAGGCTCTGCACCGTCTTCACCGATTCGCCGCGGGTGACGAACTCGCGCAAGCGGCGCACGATGTCGCCGGCGCGCATCGCCTGCGCCCCCGCCTTGTCCAGAATATCCTCGACCTCGCCGCTCTGCTTGGGCTTGCGCTGCAGCAGCCAGCGCGCGGTGCGGACATAGGTGGCGATGGCGGAAAAGGGCTGGTTGATCTCATGCGCCAGCGCGGCGGCCAGCTCGCCCATCGCGGCGAGCCGCCCGGCATAAGCGAGTTCCGAACGCAGCTCGCAGAGCAGCGCCTCGGCGGCGCGCTCCTCGGTGAGATCGCGAATGACGGCGATGCGCTGTCGAACGGCGCCGCGCGTCTCATTAACGGCGAGCGAGATCGGGAAGGTCGAGCCGTCGTCGCGGCGAGCGAGGCCGTCCGACCGCCGCTCCCCCGCCGCGATACGGCTCTGGGGCAGCAGAAGCGCGGCCTCGCGGCCGAGCAGCGCCTCGGCGGAGCAGCGAAACAGCGAGCCCGCGGCGCCAT
It encodes the following:
- a CDS encoding response regulator transcription factor, whose protein sequence is MRPAPLVHLVDDDPAIRDALTLMFRSRGFRSRAYRAAEECLAEAGPKTSGCIVADMRLPDMTGVELTRRLRASGATPPVVIITACAGASLAVEAMAAGASDLLEKPFDDEALLASVRRALAARRGEGDIDAETRAALARFGGLSEDERRVLAGVAKGRPSRDIAEGLGLELRTVELHRANIMAKANIGTLVELARLSVIAASVKASEGREPNPPMRRRRSNLRGAAAA
- a CDS encoding sensor histidine kinase, yielding MDRSSSDSHAELRETSATTRPSRRAAGGGDDLRHAEAAQLEAVLACLSDAVLSIDDKGVVVGVNGAAGSLFRCSAEALLGREAALLLPQSRIAAGERRSDGLARRDDGSTFPISLAVNETRGAVRQRIAVIRDLTEERAAEALLCELRSELAYAGRLAAMGELAAALAHEINQPFSAIATYVRTARWLLQRKPKQSGEVEDILDKAGAQAMRAGDIVRRLREFVTRGESVKTVQSLSALVEEAKSLGVASARQVGAQISVAAKAENDEVLADRVQIQQVIVNLMRNAVEAMDGAPRRELSLSTSAADGYARLDVADTGHGLKDGASALFQPFRSSKASGMGIGLSISRSIVEAHGGRIWAEPNPRGGAIFSFTLPLAERASL